TTTTTTGCTGCTATCGGTGGACTCTGTATTGCCGGCGGTAGCTTCCGGGGCAGAGGTTACCGATGCAAGGCGGTCGAATGGTGCCGGGTTGGCAGCTGCCACGAAGGCAAAAGAACAGAAAATGAGGGCGGATACAGGTAATACCATGATCCTGCGCAGGTAGCTGAACCTGTCTTTTTGGAATGATGTAAGCATAATAATTCGTCTTTTGATTGGCGGAAAGAGAAAGTCATTACTTATTGTAAATTCCCTGCTCTGAAATACTGATTGTAAAATGGTTTCAGCATAGTCAGCTACTTCTTTGCCGGCAGCATGTTTATCGGCGATAAATTCATGTACCAGCGAAAGTTCTTTACTGGTGAGGAAAAAGAAGGGGTTGACCCAGCCGAGGGCGCTGATGGTATGCATGTAGAGTTTATCCAGCGTATGCTTTTGCCGTACGTGCACGATTTCATGTTGCAGCATTTGCCGGCCTTTCTGGTCGTCCAGTTGTAGCTGGCTGCTCCAGAAAATATAGGAAAGGAAGGAGAAGGGGCTTCCCGGCTTATTCAGGGTGATAAGGGTATAGTCTGCTGTTGCCGTAGCAGTGTTTCTTTTGGCCAGTCTTACGATACGCAGGGAGGTAAACAGCAGCTTTGCCAGCAGGAAAAAGGCTACCAGTGAATAGATGGCGGTGAGTACCTGTGGCAGCGTGAAGGCTGGTTGCCGGCTGGCGATCTTTTCCTGTATCGTTACTACCTGGTAAGTATAGGCATATACGATAGAGGAAGATGTTTCCCTGGGTAGCGGAATTTTCAGCAGGGGAATGATCAGCGATACCAGCGGCAGTAGCAGGAGATAGTACCGGTTCCATTCATGGAAGCGTTTGTTGCGGAGGGCTAACATGTAATATCCGAACAGGAGCCCTGAGCAAAGGATTACTTTAGAGCAATAGGCCAGGATCATTTGGTTGGATTTTGGTTGTCCTTGATTTTTTGGATCAGATTTTCCAGTTCATTTACGCTCATTTCTTTTTCTTTTACGAAGAAGGATACCAGGTTGGAAAAGGAGCCTTCAAAGTAGCCTTTTACCAGGCTGCTGACGGTTTTGTGGCTATATTCTTCTTTGGAGATAAGGGCCGAGTACTGGTGGGCTTTACCGAAGGCTTTAAAGTCGATGTAACCTTTGTCTATGAGAATTTTGATGAGCGTGGAGGCGGTGTTGTAATGCGGCTTTGGTTCCGGCATGGCTTCGATGATATCTTTCACGAATGCCGGCCCTGTTTGCCATAATGCCTGCATGATCTGTTCTTCTGCTTTGGTCAGTGGTTTCATAACTCAATTTCTTTGTTGAAATAAAGCTATAACTAAAAAATTAGTTTACCAACTAAATCTTTAGTTTTTTGACTAAATTTTTAGTTGGAGGGGCTGTGATATAAAAAAAGCAGCCGGCTGGCTGCTTTTTTTTATTCGCTATATTCAATGCTATAGTTAATGGGAAGGCTTATTTGAACACTGACGGGTTTTCCATTCTGGTATCCCGGGTTCCAGGCGGGCATATTCTTTATTATTTCAACAGTCGCTTCTTCTAGTCCGTAGCCGAGAAGGGGGCCAGGAGTGGTAATTTTATCAAGGGTGCCGTCTGCTTTGATAATAAAGCTCACTACAACGGTGCCCTGCGCGCCTGCTTTTTTTGCGGCCTTAGTAAAACGAACCCGTTTGGAAAGGTAGTTATTCAGTGCCTGATCGCCCCCTTTAAAAGATGGAGCGAGGTTATAGGAGATCGTGTCGGTCAGTAATTCAGCAGTCTGGCCTTGTTTGAGTACTACCAGGATAATGGTTTGTGAGTTGGCTGACTGGCCGCCTCTTTTTCCAGGTTCCCAGGCGGGCATTTTTATCATGTATCCGGCCAGTTCCATAATTACGTCCGTTTTACTGGATGGATGAATGGCGGCAAGATGGCCGGTTTGCGGATCGATGTCCATAATCAGTGTCGCCGTATCCGTGGTCGTGATGGGTTTAGATGGGTGATAACTGCTGATATAGGCAGATAACCCGGCAGTGCCTCCAGGAAAGGCCGGCATGGAAACAGTGGTGTCTTTAAGAAATTCGGCGTTGGCAGTAAGGCTGCCAGCGGAAAGGATGGCAACGAAGCTGATGCAGATCCGTACAGACTTGAACATAGGCGTATATAATTAGTTATTAGTAGTAAATATATAAATAATCAGATGAGATATCCCCTAATTGGTTACTTTTGTTAATACCAAGCTAGAACTAAACGAAAATTACTGATGACGCCCGAGCAGCCTATTATACAATTGACCAATGCCAGTATATATCAGGGAAATTCGCTGATATTATCTGATGTAAATATTACCGTGAACAAGGGAGAGTTCGTGTATCTTATCGGGAAAACTGGTACGGGTAAGTCCAGTTTATTGAAGACCTTATATGGTGATTTGCCGTTAAGGGATGGTACCGGACAGGTGGTAGGATTTGATTTGAAGAAGATGGACTGGAAGAAGGTGCCATATCTGCGTCGTAATCTGGGTGTGGTTTTCCAGGATTTTCAGTTATTGACTGATCGGAATGTGCATGATAATCTTAAATTTGCACTTCGTGCTACGGGTTGGCAGGACAACAAACAGATCGAAGATAAGATTGCGGATGTGCTGGATAAGGTCGGTTTGGGTACCAAGGGCTTTAAGATGCCTTATGAGCTGAGTGGCGGGGAGCAGCAGCGTGTGGATATTGCCCGTGCTATGCTGAACTCACCTAAGCTGATACTGGCGGATGAGCCTACCGGTAACCTGGACCCGGAAACATCAGATGGTATTATGCAGCTGTTGTTCCGTATTTGCCGGGAAGGTACTGCCATCGTGATGGCTACGCATGATTATATTGTATTGCAGAAGTTCCCGTCGAGGGTATTACGTACGGAGAATGGTCATGTGACAGACAATGCGGCGGTGAATTTTTCCTCTTAAGCATTTGGAGGCAGGAATGAACGGCAGCAGCTGTTAAAACGACCGGTCAAAAATTTGTAGCAGCAATTTTGATTACTAGAAAATTGAATCAGAATTATTTACGTATCAAATAATTCTGAATTAATTATATATTCCCTGTAAATTGGTAATTCATATTTTTTAAATTACCTTTGCACCGGAAAAATAGCGACAAAAAACATTATTATTACTTATTATTATTAAAGATGTCTTACTTAACTGTTGAAAAGAAAGCCAATATTTTTAAGGAATTTGGTGGAAGCGAGAAAAATACAGGCTCTGTGGAAGCGCAAATTGCACTGCTGACTGAGCGTATCAACAGCATTTCCGGTCACCTGAAACAAAACAAAAAAGATTTCTCTACCCACCGTGGTTTGATGAAAATGGTTGGTCAGAGAAAGCGTTTGCTTTCTTACCTGTCCAAAACTAACCTCTCTGGCTACCGTGCCCTGATTGAGAAGTTAGGTATCAGGAAATAACCATGACTTAATTATAGCGCTATTCCCAACTTTCTGGTTGGGAATAGTTTTTTTGTATGCATACGTTTTGTGTTGTGATCATTGCAACTCACATTTAATCCGCACTTATTTATGAATCTGACACCTATTTCAGTGAAATTCGATATAGGCGACGGTCGTATAGTGACCATCGAAACCGGCAAGTTAGCCCGTCAGGCTGATGGTGCTGTTACGGTGCGTCTGGGTGACTGTATTCTGTTGGCTACCGTAGTGGCTAACAAGGAACCCAAACCTGGACAGTCGTTCTTCCCTCTTACTGTTGACTACCAGGAGAAATTTGCATCCGCCGGCCGTATCCCAGGTTCCTTCTTCAAACGTGAAGGCCGTCTGTCAGACTCCGAGGTACTGATTTCCCGATTAATCGACCGTGCGTTACGCCCACTGTTCCCCGACGATTATTTATGTGAAGTACAGGTTTTAGTAACCCTGGTTTCTTCTGACCCTGAAGTAATGCCTGATGCACTGGCCTGTCTGGCCGCTTCTGCTGCACTGGCTGTTTCTGACGTACCTATTCAGGAAATTATTTCTGAAGTACGTGTTGCACGCATCAACGGACAATATGTAATCAATCCTAACCGTACTGCACTGGCTACTGCTGATATGGACTTCATCATTGGTGCTACTGAAAAGAACATCATGATGGTGGAAGGTGAAAGTAAAGAGTGCCAGGAAGAGGACCTGATTAATGCGATTGAGGCTGCTCACGCTGCTATCAGAGTTCAGGTTAAAGCGCAACAGGAACTGGCAGAACTGAAAGGTATTACCGGTAAGCGTGAATACACCAAACCTCACCAGAACGAAGAACTGAAAGCAAAAGTGATTGCTTTCGCTAAAGATAAAATC
The Chitinophaga sp. Cy-1792 genome window above contains:
- a CDS encoding BlaI/MecI/CopY family transcriptional regulator; its protein translation is MKPLTKAEEQIMQALWQTGPAFVKDIIEAMPEPKPHYNTASTLIKILIDKGYIDFKAFGKAHQYSALISKEEYSHKTVSSLVKGYFEGSFSNLVSFFVKEKEMSVNELENLIQKIKDNQNPTK
- a CDS encoding cell division ATP-binding protein FtsE, giving the protein MTPEQPIIQLTNASIYQGNSLILSDVNITVNKGEFVYLIGKTGTGKSSLLKTLYGDLPLRDGTGQVVGFDLKKMDWKKVPYLRRNLGVVFQDFQLLTDRNVHDNLKFALRATGWQDNKQIEDKIADVLDKVGLGTKGFKMPYELSGGEQQRVDIARAMLNSPKLILADEPTGNLDPETSDGIMQLLFRICREGTAIVMATHDYIVLQKFPSRVLRTENGHVTDNAAVNFSS
- a CDS encoding M56 family metallopeptidase: MILAYCSKVILCSGLLFGYYMLALRNKRFHEWNRYYLLLLPLVSLIIPLLKIPLPRETSSSIVYAYTYQVVTIQEKIASRQPAFTLPQVLTAIYSLVAFFLLAKLLFTSLRIVRLAKRNTATATADYTLITLNKPGSPFSFLSYIFWSSQLQLDDQKGRQMLQHEIVHVRQKHTLDKLYMHTISALGWVNPFFFLTSKELSLVHEFIADKHAAGKEVADYAETILQSVFQSREFTISNDFLFPPIKRRIIMLTSFQKDRFSYLRRIMVLPVSALIFCSFAFVAAANPAPFDRLASVTSAPEATAGNTESTDSSKKTAKNSSFSPEKRPSFPGGEAALSQFLAKNVRYPREAQEKGIQGTVEVAFIVEMDGSLSNILIANKPKLGGGLEEEAIRVIKAMPHWNPAIGHGSRMPSPASLPIRFVLQDDPPLPGKQEQVYTFVQTPPSFPGGDEALNKYMAQNIKYPKEAIEKKISGTVFLQFVVDAQGKVKDIKSVGNKKGGGLEEEAIRMVKAMPAWIPGKHEGKNVAVQFNLPVRFSLKQ
- the rpsO gene encoding 30S ribosomal protein S15, which encodes MSYLTVEKKANIFKEFGGSEKNTGSVEAQIALLTERINSISGHLKQNKKDFSTHRGLMKMVGQRKRLLSYLSKTNLSGYRALIEKLGIRK
- a CDS encoding energy transducer TonB translates to MFKSVRICISFVAILSAGSLTANAEFLKDTTVSMPAFPGGTAGLSAYISSYHPSKPITTTDTATLIMDIDPQTGHLAAIHPSSKTDVIMELAGYMIKMPAWEPGKRGGQSANSQTIILVVLKQGQTAELLTDTISYNLAPSFKGGDQALNNYLSKRVRFTKAAKKAGAQGTVVVSFIIKADGTLDKITTPGPLLGYGLEEATVEIIKNMPAWNPGYQNGKPVSVQISLPINYSIEYSE